The following are from one region of the Chloracidobacterium sp. genome:
- a CDS encoding tetratricopeptide repeat protein, with amino-acid sequence MRFSKPRALLFLFAIFSTASAALAQDTLPDLVRRIKPSSVAIESFDARGNLISRGSGFFIGSERIVTNRHVIERSARVEVHLQDGKRFVVRGVLAIDGEGDLALLQVEVPRGVAVPLPIERTVPREGESIVVVGNPFGLEASISNGIVSAVREIPGYGKVIQITAPISPGSSGSPVVNMYGQVIGVATLQAAEGQSLNFAVPAERIMQMRIGALQTVSNLSAESLKNKRAAAERAYSQGVAQLSRDDFERALPYFERAAELDPNYTEAWYQAGFCYGVLGRHAEALKASKQAAKLRPDWSATHVNIGASSYALGQYKESVDAYRQAIRLDDDSAETQYALGLGLNKLNRTEEEALAYRRAIALKPDHANAMEKLGEAYLKLKKWADAVAAFEQLKTYKPDAKTYNALGEAYLELGKPDEGLAAFTTAVGYDPDHDGARFNLGRAYIKQGNKDLALVQYEILKNARSEWADRLYVLIHP; translated from the coding sequence ATGCGCTTTTCTAAGCCAAGAGCACTGCTTTTCCTTTTCGCCATTTTCTCAACGGCGTCCGCGGCTTTAGCGCAAGACACCTTGCCTGACCTGGTTCGCCGGATCAAACCTTCATCGGTCGCGATCGAGAGTTTTGACGCTCGCGGCAATCTGATATCACGCGGGAGCGGCTTTTTCATTGGGTCGGAACGCATCGTAACAAATCGCCATGTCATCGAGAGATCGGCGCGTGTCGAGGTGCATCTGCAGGACGGAAAGAGGTTTGTGGTTCGCGGTGTGCTTGCGATCGACGGCGAAGGCGATCTCGCGCTCCTGCAAGTCGAAGTGCCGCGGGGAGTTGCGGTCCCGCTGCCGATCGAGCGGACGGTTCCGCGCGAAGGCGAATCGATCGTCGTCGTCGGCAACCCCTTCGGTCTCGAGGCATCGATCTCGAACGGCATCGTCTCTGCCGTTCGCGAGATCCCCGGTTATGGCAAGGTCATTCAGATAACCGCGCCGATATCGCCAGGGTCAAGCGGTTCGCCGGTGGTTAACATGTACGGCCAAGTCATTGGCGTTGCTACACTTCAGGCCGCCGAGGGCCAGAGCCTAAATTTCGCGGTTCCGGCGGAACGGATCATGCAGATGCGCATCGGTGCATTGCAGACGGTATCGAACCTATCGGCCGAATCGCTGAAGAACAAGCGTGCGGCGGCCGAACGTGCGTATTCACAAGGAGTTGCACAACTTTCGCGTGACGATTTCGAAAGGGCTTTACCCTATTTTGAGCGTGCCGCCGAACTCGATCCGAACTACACCGAAGCGTGGTATCAGGCAGGATTTTGCTACGGTGTGCTCGGCCGTCACGCCGAAGCGTTGAAAGCGTCGAAGCAGGCGGCGAAACTGCGGCCCGATTGGTCGGCGACGCATGTGAACATCGGCGCGTCGAGCTATGCCCTCGGGCAGTATAAGGAATCGGTCGATGCATATCGGCAGGCTATAAGGCTCGACGATGATAGTGCCGAGACCCAATATGCCCTCGGGCTTGGTCTGAACAAGCTAAACCGCACCGAAGAAGAGGCACTTGCATATCGGCGGGCGATCGCCTTGAAGCCCGATCACGCCAATGCGATGGAAAAGCTCGGTGAGGCTTATTTGAAGCTGAAGAAATGGGCCGATGCCGTCGCCGCATTCGAGCAGCTAAAGACCTATAAACCGGACGCCAAAACGTACAATGCGCTAGGCGAGGCTTACCTTGAGCTCGGCAAGCCCGACGAAGGTCTCGCTGCGTTTACGACCGCCGTGGGGTACGATCCCGACCATGACGGAGCGCGGTTCAATCTCGGACGAGCATACATCAAACAAGGCAACAAAGACCTCGCACTAGTTCAGTACGAGATACTCAAGAATGCACGTTCAGAATGGGCCGACAGGTTATACGTACTGATCCATCCATAG
- a CDS encoding helix-turn-helix transcriptional regulator — protein MEKSIYSKEYSLFLEQLRNAREEKGLTQTEVAERLGQSQSFVSKVERGERRIDIVELRAFCQAMGVDFLSFISAFTDQ, from the coding sequence ATGGAAAAATCAATTTACTCCAAGGAGTACTCCCTGTTCCTCGAACAGCTCCGAAATGCCCGTGAGGAAAAGGGTTTAACGCAGACCGAGGTCGCCGAACGCCTCGGCCAATCACAGAGTTTCGTCAGCAAGGTCGAACGCGGCGAACGTCGCATTGACATCGTTGAGCTTCGAGCGTTTTGCCAAGCGATGGGAGTTGATTTTCTCAGTTTCATCTCAGCTTTTACTGATCAATAA
- the dcm gene encoding DNA (cytosine-5-)-methyltransferase produces the protein MSIPNDEIGIDEVRRIFELDVNEYSRAIEERTSKTKNKRSKAKNCRLKSGQTQRKESKESGILESTVDAFTFVDLFAGIGGFHIGLQEAGGRCIFASEINSHAQEAYKLNFGITPHGDITKEEVRMSVPSGIGVLSAGFPCQPFSISGKRKGFEDTRGTLIYHVFKIIEERNPEVVFLENVKHLVHHDRGRTLKTILHHLEALGFKTEFKVLNAADFGVPQNRERIIIIGNRDKRFDFSKLERKPSKVLRDILEENVHYEYLDEEYTLLSDPKVQPSGLIFAGYRNKRIRKAGVRPGTEHLSRVHKQPNRIYSADGVHPALSSQEPTGRYWILHEGEVRKLTLRECYRLMGFPNSFKFIDKKTELYKQIGNSVAVPMVAAIAKEIRKQFF, from the coding sequence ATGTCCATTCCAAACGACGAGATCGGAATTGACGAAGTTCGAAGAATCTTTGAACTCGATGTAAACGAGTACTCACGTGCAATCGAAGAGCGGACTTCAAAAACAAAAAATAAAAGGTCAAAGGCAAAAAATTGTCGCTTGAAGTCCGGTCAGACCCAACGAAAAGAATCTAAAGAATCAGGGATTTTAGAAAGTACGGTTGACGCTTTCACCTTTGTCGATTTGTTTGCCGGAATCGGGGGGTTCCATATCGGTTTGCAGGAAGCGGGTGGGCGATGCATTTTTGCGTCGGAGATTAATTCACACGCCCAGGAAGCGTACAAACTAAACTTCGGAATTACTCCTCACGGTGACATTACGAAAGAAGAAGTTAGAATGTCGGTTCCATCGGGTATTGGGGTTCTTTCTGCTGGTTTCCCGTGTCAGCCATTTAGTATTTCTGGCAAGCGAAAGGGGTTCGAAGATACTCGGGGCACCCTCATATACCATGTCTTCAAAATAATCGAGGAGCGAAATCCGGAAGTCGTTTTTTTGGAGAATGTGAAGCATTTAGTGCATCACGATCGCGGAAGGACACTGAAAACCATACTCCACCACTTGGAGGCCCTCGGGTTCAAAACCGAATTCAAAGTCTTGAACGCGGCGGATTTTGGCGTTCCGCAAAACCGAGAACGAATAATCATTATCGGCAATCGCGATAAGCGCTTTGATTTTTCAAAGCTCGAGCGGAAGCCTTCCAAGGTTTTAAGGGATATTCTTGAGGAAAACGTTCACTATGAATACTTGGATGAAGAATATACCCTCCTTTCCGATCCCAAAGTGCAGCCGTCAGGCCTAATTTTTGCTGGTTACAGGAATAAGCGAATTAGGAAAGCGGGTGTGCGCCCGGGAACCGAACATTTGTCGCGAGTCCACAAGCAACCAAATCGAATTTATTCTGCCGACGGCGTTCATCCCGCGCTCTCATCCCAGGAGCCGACAGGTAGATATTGGATCCTGCACGAAGGGGAAGTCAGGAAATTAACTCTGCGCGAATGCTATCGACTGATGGGGTTCCCAAACTCGTTTAAGTTTATCGACAAAAAAACTGAATTGTACAAGCAGATTGGGAATTCGGTCGCTGTCCCAATGGTCGCGGCGATCGCAAAAGAAATTCGGAAGCAATTTTTTTAA
- a CDS encoding DNA methyltransferase has translation MNPRVFLERQYTQAVGRVVGEKLTDEGQLRRQDLDDLDTVIRRAESAKGVFTVLVTSVVYKALWPSQDIRLHQANMTNGYSGRGFDSTYITPFLKDQRFPAMAESGWLTRSLEQNSPYDLNYGGQIRPQSLKDAFLRLLDSLEKGTGDPETFLGYILEQSIVVRDKQKLDLAKPTALPIAKILKLIEQHFDAAYDSEGASRLPVLAVYATYECIMGQMERYRDKQLLPLESHTSADRRSGRIGDVQVDGRDAPFEALEIKFRIPIGVRMVKDAFAKFSTTQVNRYYILSTAPPSKDEIVLMDAEIENIKNVHGCHVIINGVTETVKYYLRLLDDPAKFIAKYVDLIESDGALKYEHRERWNTIVASN, from the coding sequence ATGAATCCGAGAGTATTCCTAGAGCGTCAATACACGCAAGCTGTGGGCAGAGTCGTCGGGGAGAAGCTCACGGATGAAGGTCAGCTTCGACGACAAGATCTCGACGATCTTGATACCGTGATACGCCGCGCGGAAAGCGCAAAGGGTGTTTTCACGGTTTTGGTTACGAGTGTGGTATACAAGGCTTTGTGGCCTTCGCAAGATATTCGACTTCATCAGGCGAACATGACAAATGGCTATTCTGGTCGGGGATTTGATTCTACATACATAACCCCGTTCCTAAAGGACCAACGCTTTCCTGCGATGGCCGAAAGCGGCTGGTTAACAAGATCGCTTGAGCAAAATAGCCCTTATGATCTGAATTATGGTGGTCAAATAAGGCCGCAATCGCTAAAGGACGCTTTTTTACGTCTACTAGATAGTCTGGAGAAAGGGACCGGCGATCCTGAGACTTTTCTCGGATACATTTTGGAACAATCGATCGTGGTTCGCGACAAGCAAAAATTAGATCTTGCAAAGCCGACCGCTCTTCCAATTGCAAAAATATTAAAACTTATCGAGCAGCACTTTGACGCGGCTTACGACTCGGAAGGAGCATCTCGATTGCCTGTACTTGCAGTTTACGCAACGTATGAGTGCATTATGGGGCAAATGGAAAGGTACCGTGACAAGCAACTTCTTCCTTTAGAGAGCCATACTTCCGCTGACAGGCGTAGTGGACGAATTGGCGATGTTCAAGTTGATGGTCGGGACGCTCCCTTCGAAGCTCTGGAAATAAAGTTTCGGATACCAATCGGTGTGAGAATGGTCAAGGATGCCTTTGCAAAATTCAGTACGACGCAAGTAAATCGGTACTATATCCTGTCGACGGCACCACCATCGAAAGACGAAATTGTTCTAATGGATGCAGAAATTGAGAACATCAAAAACGTCCACGGATGTCATGTCATAATTAATGGCGTCACGGAGACAGTCAAATACTATTTAAGACTACTAGACGATCCTGCAAAATTTATCGCAAAGTATGTTGATCTCATCGAATCTGATGGGGCCTTAAAGTATGAACACCGCGAGCGCTGGAACACTATCGTTGCTTCCAATTAG
- a CDS encoding very short patch repair endonuclease, whose translation MRFDSFRSSSKRASLVASSIKSNDTNPERVLRSELWRRGLRYRKNVSSLPGKPDIVFRSAMLVVFCDGDFWHGYEWESRKNRIKSNRAYWIEKIEANIRRDLKTTKQLEEMGFRVVRFWEHEIAGRLEECGDVVERMVRSVGSR comes from the coding sequence GTGCGATTCGATTCATTCAGATCTTCATCAAAGAGGGCGAGCCTCGTCGCATCAAGCATTAAATCCAATGATACTAATCCAGAACGGGTACTCAGGTCCGAACTTTGGCGTCGCGGTCTTCGTTATCGTAAAAACGTATCATCACTTCCCGGAAAACCGGATATCGTCTTCCGCTCCGCAATGTTAGTTGTATTCTGTGATGGAGATTTTTGGCACGGATACGAGTGGGAGTCACGGAAAAATCGAATCAAATCTAATCGCGCGTATTGGATCGAAAAGATCGAAGCAAACATTCGTCGGGATCTAAAAACCACAAAACAGCTTGAGGAAATGGGCTTCCGTGTAGTTAGATTTTGGGAACACGAGATAGCAGGTCGTCTCGAAGAATGCGGCGACGTCGTAGAGAGAATGGTCCGAAGCGTAGGATCGCGGTGA
- a CDS encoding helix-turn-helix domain-containing protein, whose product MPHPVNKKLLKQFGDRIRSLRTARGLTQEKLAELTGFHRTYIGMIELLNLSVESNFSSC is encoded by the coding sequence ATGCCGCATCCCGTCAACAAAAAGCTGCTCAAACAGTTCGGCGACCGCATCCGCTCTCTCCGCACCGCCCGCGGCCTAACCCAGGAAAAACTCGCCGAACTAACCGGCTTTCACCGCACCTACATCGGCATGATCGAACTTCTAAACTTAAGTGTCGAGTCGAATTTCTCGTCGTGCTAG
- the larB gene encoding nickel pincer cofactor biosynthesis protein LarB, protein MNIRDLENILAAFKAGELNETDAAERIKHLSFEDIGYARVDHGRASRQGFPEVIFGLGKRPEQVAGIFERIVERSPNVLITRTTAEVYGLIRNIHTDAEWHEEARVIRVFRDRTELGTGEITICTAGTSDIPVAEEAALTAETMGNRVQRIWDAGVAGVHRILAERERLQASRVVIVCAGMEGALPSVVGGLVSVPVIAVPTSVGYGASFGGLAALLGMLNSCASNVTVVNIDNGFGAAFSASLINRSQNSETRSQ, encoded by the coding sequence ATGAACATCCGAGACCTGGAAAACATCCTCGCCGCGTTCAAAGCGGGCGAGTTGAACGAGACGGACGCCGCCGAACGCATCAAGCATCTTTCATTCGAAGATATCGGCTATGCCCGCGTCGATCATGGACGGGCTTCGCGGCAGGGTTTTCCCGAGGTCATTTTCGGCCTCGGCAAACGGCCCGAGCAGGTAGCAGGCATCTTTGAGCGGATCGTCGAGCGTTCGCCGAACGTCCTGATCACGCGGACGACCGCCGAGGTCTACGGGCTGATCCGCAACATCCACACCGACGCCGAATGGCACGAAGAGGCGCGCGTCATACGCGTCTTTCGCGACCGCACCGAGCTCGGCACCGGCGAGATCACCATCTGCACCGCCGGCACGAGCGACATCCCGGTTGCCGAAGAGGCCGCCCTGACCGCCGAGACGATGGGCAACCGCGTCCAGCGCATCTGGGATGCCGGCGTCGCCGGAGTTCACCGCATACTTGCCGAACGCGAGCGGCTCCAGGCGTCGCGCGTCGTCATCGTCTGCGCCGGAATGGAAGGCGCACTGCCCTCGGTCGTCGGCGGCCTCGTCAGCGTTCCGGTCATCGCCGTCCCGACCTCGGTCGGCTACGGAGCTTCGTTCGGCGGCCTCGCCGCCTTGCTCGGCATGCTAAATTCCTGCGCGTCAAACGTCACCGTCGTCAACATCGACAACGGCTTTGGCGCCGCCTTCTCCGCCAGCCTGATCAACAGAAGTCAGAATTCAGAAACCAGAAGTCAGTAG
- a CDS encoding UbiX family flavin prenyltransferase: MEITVGITGASGTIYAYRTLQLLAASGAVETINLIMSGTAATVAQVEMGVNLKDPTPARINEWLGLDAASKLIRYWRLDNLAAKPSSGSNKQEGMIIVPCSMGTLGAIASGAGTNLIHRAADVCLKEGRKLVIVPRETPYNAIHLENMLRLSRAGARILPASPGFYHRPKSIEDLVEHLCFRILDQFDIPHSKRSAWTGEEVSDE; encoded by the coding sequence ATGGAGATCACAGTTGGCATCACCGGTGCATCCGGCACCATCTACGCTTACCGGACGCTGCAGCTGCTGGCGGCGAGCGGCGCGGTCGAGACAATAAACCTGATAATGTCGGGCACGGCCGCCACCGTCGCACAGGTAGAGATGGGCGTAAACCTCAAAGACCCGACGCCCGCCCGCATCAACGAATGGCTCGGGCTCGACGCGGCGTCGAAGCTGATAAGGTATTGGCGGCTGGACAACCTGGCGGCGAAGCCTTCGTCGGGTTCGAACAAGCAGGAAGGAATGATCATCGTACCGTGTTCGATGGGAACGCTGGGTGCGATCGCATCGGGTGCCGGGACGAACCTGATCCATCGTGCGGCCGACGTATGCCTGAAAGAAGGCCGCAAGCTCGTCATCGTCCCGCGTGAGACGCCGTATAACGCCATTCATCTTGAGAACATGCTCAGGCTCTCGCGTGCGGGTGCTAGGATATTGCCGGCCAGTCCGGGTTTTTATCACCGGCCGAAGTCGATCGAGGACCTCGTCGAGCATCTGTGTTTCAGGATATTGGACCAGTTCGACATCCCGCATTCGAAGCGTTCGGCGTGGACCGGCGAAGAGGTGAGTGATGAATAA
- a CDS encoding SH3 domain-containing protein, whose product MNKKISLIATVVLIAASFLTAAGQERFVRPVDEAAKDKSFLAFRIKLIAAAERKDLDYVVSIMDKDIKFSFGDTEGVEDFREFWKDADAFWAEFIPVIKNGGSFSPPAGVTGRMFMAPYTFSKWPDQIDAFEHAAIIGSNVNLRDKASTDGKVLGRLSYNVVKVTESVLKGEKAEWHKVRTLGGKTGWVKAEYVRSSIDYRAGFEKKGGVWKMVFFVAGD is encoded by the coding sequence ATGAATAAGAAGATAAGCCTGATCGCGACGGTCGTTTTGATCGCCGCGTCATTTTTGACGGCGGCCGGACAGGAGCGGTTCGTGCGGCCGGTGGATGAAGCGGCGAAAGACAAATCGTTTCTGGCGTTTCGCATCAAGCTGATCGCCGCTGCCGAGCGGAAAGACCTTGACTACGTCGTCAGCATAATGGACAAGGACATCAAGTTCAGCTTTGGCGACACCGAGGGCGTCGAGGATTTTCGCGAATTTTGGAAGGACGCCGACGCTTTCTGGGCCGAGTTCATCCCGGTGATAAAGAACGGCGGTTCGTTCTCGCCGCCGGCGGGTGTGACCGGACGTATGTTCATGGCGCCGTATACGTTCAGCAAGTGGCCCGATCAGATCGACGCATTTGAACACGCGGCGATAATCGGCAGCAACGTCAACCTTCGCGACAAGGCCTCGACCGACGGCAAGGTGCTCGGGCGCCTTTCGTACAACGTGGTAAAGGTGACCGAATCCGTGTTAAAGGGCGAGAAGGCCGAATGGCACAAGGTCAGGACGCTCGGCGGAAAGACGGGCTGGGTAAAGGCGGAATACGTCCGCAGTTCGATCGATTACCGCGCCGGGTTTGAGAAAAAAGGCGGCGTCTGGAAGATGGTCTTTTTCGTTGCGGGCGATTGA
- a CDS encoding class I SAM-dependent methyltransferase has product MNTVERFSNRVANYVKYRPGYPAEMMAYFRDRLGLTAASVVADIGSGTGLSARPFLEAGCTVYGVEPNAAMRAAAEEFLAGFTNFKNIDGTSAATTLPDASCDLVVAAQAFHWFEPESTRREFKRILKPGGRVALIWNERQTTTTAFLREYEQLLLKYGRDYAEVRHEQVNEEVLAAFFLTDFQRQTFANEQVFDFDGLKGRLLSSSYMPDENDPVFGPMIEELEALFAKHAESGRIKVFYDTNVFVCQL; this is encoded by the coding sequence ATGAATACGGTCGAGCGGTTTTCGAACCGCGTTGCGAACTATGTAAAATATCGCCCCGGCTATCCGGCCGAGATGATGGCGTATTTTCGCGACCGGCTCGGGTTGACCGCGGCTTCGGTCGTGGCGGACATCGGCTCGGGGACCGGGCTTTCGGCACGGCCTTTCCTCGAGGCCGGATGCACGGTCTATGGCGTCGAGCCGAACGCGGCGATGCGGGCTGCGGCGGAAGAATTTCTGGCCGGGTTTACCAATTTCAAAAACATCGACGGCACGTCGGCCGCAACCACGCTGCCCGATGCTTCGTGTGATCTTGTCGTTGCCGCGCAGGCGTTCCATTGGTTCGAACCGGAATCGACACGCCGCGAATTCAAGCGGATCTTAAAGCCCGGCGGCCGGGTCGCCCTGATATGGAACGAACGGCAGACAACGACGACCGCCTTTCTCCGCGAATACGAACAGCTGCTTCTCAAATACGGCCGCGATTACGCCGAGGTGAGGCACGAACAGGTGAACGAAGAAGTGCTTGCGGCGTTTTTCCTTACCGATTTTCAGCGTCAGACGTTTGCAAACGAGCAGGTGTTCGACTTTGACGGCCTAAAGGGTCGGCTGCTCTCTTCATCGTACATGCCGGACGAGAATGACCCGGTTTTCGGGCCGATGATCGAAGAGCTCGAAGCCCTGTTTGCCAAACACGCCGAAAGCGGTAGAATAAAAGTTTTCTACGACACCAATGTCTTTGTCTGTCAGTTGTAA
- a CDS encoding ABC transporter substrate-binding protein, with product MTSKPETSPEVRTITVAHSPDSDDAFMFYGLATNKLETEGLKFEHTLKDIQTLNEDAMNGVFDVTAISFHAYAYISDKYALLPHGASIGDKYGPIVVSKEPRDASEIGRMKIAVPGELTSAYLALRLYDRDFEHVVVPFDEIIDAVQKGDVDAGLLIHEGQLFYKQMGLDKVLDLGEWWFEKTGLPLPMGGNAIRRDLGPDLMKQVSKHLHRSIMYSMENREDALAYAMQFARDMSPELADRFVAMWVNDLTLDYGTRGKEGVRRLLQEGVAAGIIPHEVDIEFVD from the coding sequence ATGACGTCGAAACCCGAAACATCCCCTGAAGTAAGAACCATCACCGTCGCACATTCGCCTGATTCTGACGACGCATTCATGTTTTACGGCCTCGCGACCAACAAGCTCGAGACCGAGGGCCTCAAGTTCGAACACACGCTGAAGGACATCCAGACGCTGAACGAAGATGCGATGAACGGCGTTTTTGACGTAACGGCGATCTCGTTCCACGCTTACGCCTATATTTCGGATAAATACGCTTTGCTGCCTCACGGTGCGAGCATCGGCGACAAATATGGCCCGATCGTCGTTTCAAAAGAACCGCGCGACGCAAGCGAGATCGGGCGAATGAAGATCGCCGTTCCGGGCGAACTGACGAGCGCTTATCTCGCACTGCGGCTGTACGACCGCGATTTCGAACATGTCGTCGTTCCTTTTGACGAGATAATCGACGCTGTGCAGAAAGGCGACGTTGATGCCGGGTTGCTGATCCACGAAGGCCAGCTTTTTTACAAGCAGATGGGACTCGACAAGGTGCTCGACCTCGGCGAATGGTGGTTCGAAAAAACGGGTCTGCCGCTGCCGATGGGCGGCAATGCGATCCGCCGCGACCTCGGCCCCGACCTGATGAAACAGGTCTCGAAACACCTCCACCGCAGCATCATGTACTCGATGGAAAACCGCGAGGACGCGCTCGCCTACGCGATGCAGTTCGCACGCGATATGTCGCCCGAGCTCGCCGACCGTTTCGTCGCGATGTGGGTCAATGACCTCACGCTCGATTACGGGACCCGCGGCAAGGAAGGCGTCCGCCGCCTGTTGCAGGAAGGCGTCGCCGCCGGCATCATCCCGCATGAAGTTGATATCGAGTTCGTCGACTAG